From the genome of Cryptococcus deuterogattii R265 chromosome 5, complete sequence:
GTCCGACGATCTTCTTCGCACTTGGCATTGCTGCACCATTTCCCTAATGTATACCGCTTCATGGCCTTCGAGAGTGGACAGATAACTTGCAGACAGCACGTTCAAACACGTGAAATGCATCACGTCAAAATAGGAATTAAACAACTCTACATATAATAATACATCCTACCAGGGTCTATACCAAAGAGGAACACTAATGAACAATCGTCATCAACAGGTCGTTACTAACGTAAATATATCAACAAAATGCCAGAACCAAATTATAGCGTGTGTATGCTGGATATGCTATGCTTGATAAACCCAAAAAATGCgagatgaaatggaagataaAGAGAATCAAGAAGTTTGAGAAAGATAATGTGGAAGTCACCAGCTGTTATTGAGCATATGTGGTAGGTGCAGAATTGTAGGTAAACGGAGAAGAACCTTTGATATGAACATCGGTAGAACGTTGGTTGTGGTCATATTCGAAGGTTACTTTGGGGACGTATTCCCAGAACTGAGGAGATTGCGGCCGGTGAGCGAATGCAATACATTCGTCGGGGATGAGATTAGGCGTTGGTGGTAATGATTCACCGTTGGATGACGTGGTAGgggaaagacaaagaggGTATCGTGGTGAATCGGAATCGCTTCGCAACGACGGAGTCTCcaggtcatcatcataGGCAAAaagctcttcttgttccGACCAGccgtcatcttcccccGGAAGTGAGAGCAAAACGGGAGGCTGAGCTGCGGCAATCTTCTGTTGGGCGGAAATATGGGCGTGGCGAAGCTCATCCACCGTCATGCTGAAGCTCTCAACCTCCGAGATGAGCTGACGAAGGGCGGGAAGAGTAATGCGCTCTTCAGGATGGACAGTGAATATTTGAGTGAGGATGTAGAGACACTCGTCGGAAACAGGAAGGATTTTACGGAGGAAATGGGGATCTGCTAGGTAAGAGTTGAACGATTCgtcggaaggagaggcaaTTCGCCAAGGGTTGCGCCCGCAAACAAGATTTACGAGAATGACACCGAGGGACCAAATATCGCCGGAACGAGTAGGGTAGGTCTTGTTCTCGGGAAACCAGTCTCCAAGACATTCTAGAGCAAATCAGTATGTTGTTTAAAACAAATCAAAGGCAAATACAACTTACCAGGTGCGATGTAAAAAGTCGAACCACAACCAAACTCGCTCGAGCGTTCCTCTGATGTCGCCAAACCGAAGTCACAGATGCGTACCTGGGTACCGTCCTGAGAGCATACAATGTTCTCAGGCTTGATGTCACGGTGACTGATACCAAGAGAGTGCATCCACGAAACTCCATCAAGTAGTTGTAGGAAAACATTCCTGATGAGTTCATTGTCACCGACATACTGTGGTGGATATTAGTCATGACCATACGCCATTCAAAAAGGCTCACtcactcttttcttgtCTGTAATCATGGAGAAAAggtctccttcatccccatAGTCCATGACCACATAGATGTAATCACCCTCTTCAAATATTCTGTCCATTGTGATAATGCTAGGATGGCCTGACGCGAGACGATGGAGGCCCATTTCTCGCCGTTGAAAGTGCTTCTGACGCTCATCAAGACCGCTTCTTCGCATGCATTTGATCGCCCGGTACACAGGCTGCGGATATCTTGAGTCAACGGCGAGATAGACGACACCGTAGGCGCCAGTGCCGATAACAGCAACGAGCTCGATAAAGCCACCATCGATGAACTGTGGTGATCCACCGGCAACGTGCAGGGAGTTGGAGGAAGTTGACATAGCGAAGCAGGAGAAAGGGTAGCTGAGACGTGATAGTAGTTGGAGTCGTTGAGAGCCGTTAACGGCTTAATGACAAGAGAGAGacggagagagagggagagtaAACTGGATATAGAGCACGATATCCGCAGCGACAAGCGCGAcagatga
Proteins encoded in this window:
- a CDS encoding RAN protein kinase, which encodes MSTSSNSLHVAGGSPQFIDGGFIELVAVIGTGAYGVVYLAVDSRYPQPVYRAIKCMRRSGLDERQKHFQRREMGLHRLASGHPSIITMDRIFEEGDYIYVVMDYGDEGDLFSMITDKKRYVGDNELIRNVFLQLLDGVSWMHSLGISHRDIKPENIVCSQDGTQVRICDFGLATSEERSSEFGCGSTFYIAPECLGDWFPENKTYPTRSGDIWSLGVILVNLVCGRNPWRIASPSDESFNSYLADPHFLRKILPVSDECLYILTQIFTVHPEERITLPALRQLISEVESFSMTVDELRHAHISAQQKIAAAQPPVLLSLPGEDDGWSEQEELFAYDDDLETPSLRSDSDSPRYPLCLSPTTSSNGESLPPTPNLIPDECIAFAHRPQSPQFWEYVPKVTFEYDHNQRSTDVHIKGSSPFTYNSAPTTYAQ